A window of Christiangramia forsetii KT0803 contains these coding sequences:
- a CDS encoding 3'-5' exonuclease, protein MIRKWFNKKTPNQDLPYFWQNYAQSFEEKLPEEVSDIRFIVFDTETTGFNYDEDRVLSIGAVRIENNSIEISDNFEVFLEQKKFNPETVKIHGIIQNEKFEKLSELEALKKFLSYIQNSVLVAHHAGFDMKMINKALSRNGLPKLKNKVLDTSILYKKTRIATNFIDRDKIYSLDEIAEAYNIDLIDRHTASGDAYITALIFMKLLSRLKKNKDSTLKDIYKL, encoded by the coding sequence ATGATTAGGAAATGGTTTAATAAAAAGACTCCAAATCAAGACCTTCCATATTTCTGGCAGAATTACGCTCAAAGTTTCGAAGAAAAACTACCGGAAGAAGTTTCTGATATTAGATTTATAGTATTTGATACCGAGACAACAGGTTTTAATTATGATGAAGATAGAGTTCTAAGTATCGGAGCCGTGAGAATTGAAAATAACAGCATTGAGATAAGCGACAATTTTGAAGTATTTCTGGAACAAAAAAAATTCAATCCTGAAACCGTTAAGATCCATGGGATCATTCAGAATGAAAAGTTCGAGAAATTATCAGAATTAGAAGCGCTAAAAAAATTTCTTAGTTATATTCAAAATTCCGTATTGGTTGCTCATCACGCTGGTTTTGATATGAAAATGATCAATAAGGCACTTTCCAGAAACGGACTTCCTAAACTGAAGAATAAAGTGCTGGATACTTCCATACTCTATAAAAAAACCCGTATTGCCACCAATTTTATAGATCGGGACAAGATTTATTCTTTAGATGAGATCGCTGAAGCTTATAATATTGATCTTATAGATAGACATACCGCTTCTGGTGATGCCTATATTACTGCTTTGATTTTTATGAAATTACTGAGCCGTTTGAAGAAAAATAAAGATTCAACTTTAAAAGATATTTACAAATTATAA
- a CDS encoding DUF294 nucleotidyltransferase-like domain-containing protein, with amino-acid sequence MTNSIASRIADFLSNFPPFSLLDNSQLELIANEIKVMYFEQGQTIFSRDENVHDYFYIVQKGAVDLQKLDANQEPETIDKCDEGDVFGLRPLFAKENYQINAITDEESVIYAIPLTVFKPYAISNPHVGNFLMESFASNTRNPYSNEHRGKLISDDESIGFKKEALFELQQIPIVKKMVTVSPDTSIQKSAILMSKRRVGSVIIVEEEKPVGIVTDVDFRELVATGKLPIESPISEVMNSPVICYSKKLTIAQAQLIMMKQNINHICITKDGTPNTKVKGIVSEHDIIVSQGNNPAVLMKAINRASSTKKLKRIRNKIMILLNGYLKSNIPLTHTSNIIFELNDATIKRTIKRCIDKMDSPLPVKFAWMALGSQGRKEQLLHTDQDNALVFEDVPEDQLEEVRAYFLKLATKVTKRLNIIGYEFCPAEMMARNSKYCLSLSEWKDQFSQWVTTSGNDEILLCQIFFDFDISFGEVKLTNSISDHIFDILKGNKNFLNRLAAQALRNPSPLGFFRQFLVEQDGEKKDLFDIKKRGIMPLTDAGRLLILEHRVKNISNTSERFEKLAQLEPNNKEIYQACAYSSRALIKFRTKQGLKHKDNGRFINLEDLGKEDKIKLKRCFKTIKEIQELIKLRFETTYYL; translated from the coding sequence ATGACGAATTCAATTGCTTCCAGAATTGCAGATTTTCTGAGTAACTTCCCCCCTTTTTCATTATTGGATAATTCACAATTAGAATTAATCGCCAATGAGATAAAAGTAATGTACTTTGAACAGGGGCAGACGATATTTTCAAGAGATGAGAACGTACATGATTATTTTTATATAGTTCAAAAAGGCGCCGTAGATCTACAGAAACTGGATGCAAACCAGGAGCCTGAAACTATCGACAAATGTGACGAAGGAGATGTTTTTGGATTGCGCCCCTTATTTGCAAAAGAGAATTACCAAATTAACGCGATTACCGATGAGGAAAGTGTGATCTATGCTATCCCATTAACTGTATTTAAACCCTACGCTATTAGCAATCCACACGTTGGAAACTTCCTTATGGAGAGTTTTGCTTCCAATACCAGAAATCCTTATTCCAATGAGCATCGAGGGAAACTAATTTCTGATGATGAGAGTATCGGCTTTAAAAAAGAGGCCCTGTTTGAATTACAGCAAATTCCAATTGTAAAAAAGATGGTTACGGTTTCTCCAGATACAAGTATTCAGAAATCGGCCATATTAATGAGCAAACGCAGGGTGGGATCTGTTATAATTGTTGAGGAAGAAAAACCTGTTGGTATAGTGACCGATGTAGATTTTAGAGAATTGGTTGCTACAGGCAAACTACCAATTGAAAGTCCCATAAGTGAAGTTATGAATTCGCCTGTCATTTGTTATTCTAAAAAGCTGACCATTGCCCAGGCCCAGCTAATAATGATGAAACAAAATATCAATCATATTTGTATTACCAAAGATGGTACTCCCAATACCAAAGTGAAAGGAATTGTTTCTGAACATGACATTATTGTTTCCCAGGGAAATAATCCGGCTGTTTTAATGAAAGCTATCAACAGGGCCAGCAGCACCAAGAAATTAAAACGGATCAGGAATAAAATTATGATCCTTTTAAACGGGTATCTTAAAAGTAATATTCCGCTTACCCACACATCAAATATTATATTCGAGCTTAATGATGCCACCATTAAACGCACTATAAAAAGGTGTATAGATAAAATGGATTCACCTCTTCCCGTTAAATTCGCCTGGATGGCCTTAGGAAGTCAGGGTAGAAAAGAGCAGTTACTCCATACAGACCAGGATAATGCGCTGGTTTTTGAAGATGTCCCTGAAGATCAACTTGAAGAAGTCCGCGCATATTTTTTGAAACTTGCCACCAAAGTAACGAAGCGATTGAATATCATTGGATATGAATTTTGTCCTGCAGAAATGATGGCGAGAAATTCAAAATATTGTCTTTCCCTTTCTGAATGGAAAGATCAGTTTTCGCAATGGGTGACTACTTCCGGGAACGACGAGATTCTTTTATGCCAGATCTTTTTTGATTTTGATATTTCTTTTGGAGAAGTAAAACTCACTAATTCCATTTCAGACCATATATTCGATATATTAAAGGGAAACAAAAACTTCCTGAATCGATTGGCTGCGCAAGCCTTAAGAAATCCATCACCCCTCGGTTTTTTCAGGCAGTTTTTGGTAGAACAGGATGGTGAGAAAAAAGATCTTTTCGATATCAAAAAAAGGGGAATTATGCCTTTGACTGATGCTGGCCGATTACTGATACTGGAACACCGTGTGAAAAATATTAGCAATACTTCTGAAAGATTTGAAAAATTAGCCCAGTTAGAACCTAATAATAAAGAAATTTACCAGGCTTGCGCTTATTCCTCCAGAGCACTTATAAAATTTAGAACCAAGCAAGGACTTAAACATAAAGATAACGGAAGGTTTATAAATCTTGAGGATCTTGGTAAAGAGGACAAGATTAAATTAAAACGCTGTTTTAAAACAATTAAGGAAATTCAGGAACTCATAAAACTTAGATTTGAAACTACCTATTATTTATGA
- a CDS encoding DNA topoisomerase IB: MTLSPDDVETVMSNPHEAVKLANLRYVSENLLSIERKKVGRGFAYYKKEEKISDKKTLERIKELVIPPAWKDVKITHLSNGHLQVVGRDEKERKQYLYHATWSKIRNQTKFFKMTSFGKMLPKIRKQVDSDLSLEGMPKRKVLALVIRLMEETHIRVGNHYYAKNNKTYGLSTFRTRHVKTFKNGIKFEFIGKKGKEHSITVEDKLLIDLINQCEEIPGWELFKFYNENGEKQSIDSEMINDYIHEISGDMYSAKDFRTWSASKIFFETLIEKGYIEDEKENKKNILEGFDAAAEGLGNTRAVCRSYYIHPKLIETYETGEIIPYFKKVKEDKAPTYAQLSETEKVIHKLIKDYKIKIED; encoded by the coding sequence ATGACCCTGTCGCCTGATGATGTTGAAACAGTAATGTCTAACCCACACGAAGCTGTAAAACTGGCAAATCTTCGATACGTTTCTGAGAACCTTTTATCTATTGAAAGAAAAAAAGTTGGACGAGGCTTTGCTTATTATAAAAAGGAAGAAAAAATTTCAGATAAGAAGACTCTTGAAAGAATTAAAGAATTGGTTATTCCACCTGCATGGAAAGATGTGAAAATTACTCATCTCTCTAACGGACATCTTCAAGTTGTGGGGAGAGATGAAAAGGAACGAAAACAATACTTATATCATGCCACCTGGTCAAAAATTCGAAATCAGACGAAATTTTTTAAAATGACTTCTTTTGGTAAAATGTTACCAAAAATTAGAAAACAAGTAGATTCAGATTTGTCATTAGAAGGTATGCCCAAAAGAAAAGTTTTGGCGCTTGTGATCAGACTCATGGAAGAAACACATATTAGAGTCGGAAATCATTATTATGCCAAAAACAATAAAACTTATGGCCTATCAACTTTTAGAACCCGACATGTAAAAACCTTTAAAAACGGAATTAAATTTGAATTTATTGGAAAAAAAGGGAAAGAACATTCAATTACTGTTGAAGACAAGCTATTAATAGACCTTATCAATCAATGTGAAGAAATACCGGGATGGGAGCTTTTCAAATTCTATAATGAAAATGGTGAAAAACAAAGTATAGATAGTGAAATGATCAATGACTACATCCATGAAATTAGCGGTGATATGTATTCGGCAAAAGATTTCAGAACCTGGTCTGCTTCCAAAATATTTTTTGAAACACTTATTGAAAAGGGATATATCGAAGATGAAAAGGAAAATAAAAAGAATATTCTTGAAGGTTTTGATGCGGCTGCAGAAGGTTTAGGGAATACTCGCGCTGTTTGTAGAAGTTATTATATTCATCCAAAACTTATTGAGACTTATGAAACAGGCGAGATAATCCCTTATTTTAAAAAAGTAAAGGAAGACAAAGCGCCAACCTATGCGCAACTTTCAGAAACTGAAAAAGTAATTCATAAACTTATAAAGGATTATAAAATAAAAATTGAAGATTAA
- a CDS encoding M42 family metallopeptidase: MKKSEVLDKKSLEFLETYLNNAAPTGYESEGQKLWMEYLKPYVDEFITDTYGTAVGVINPEAKYKVVIEGHADEISWYVNYISDEGLIYVVRNGGSDHQIAASKRVNIHTKKGIVKGVFGWPAIHTRDKEKEQSPKMDNICIDVGCDNKEDVEKLGVHVGCVITYPDEFFVLNGDKFVCRALDNRIGGFMIAQVARLLKENKKELPFGLYVTNSVQEEIGLRGAEMITHRIQPNVAIVTDVTHDTTTPMIEKKTNGLNKIGDGPVISYAPAVQNKLRELILDTAENKKIPFQRHASSRFTGTDTDAFAYSNGGVPSALISLPLRYMHTTVEMVHRDDVENVINLIYESLLNIKEGDSFSYFD; the protein is encoded by the coding sequence ATGAAGAAAAGTGAAGTACTTGACAAAAAATCATTAGAGTTTCTAGAGACTTATTTAAATAATGCAGCTCCAACCGGTTATGAATCTGAAGGACAGAAATTATGGATGGAGTATTTAAAACCATACGTGGATGAGTTTATTACTGATACCTATGGTACTGCCGTGGGAGTGATAAATCCGGAAGCTAAATATAAGGTAGTTATAGAGGGCCATGCAGATGAAATTTCATGGTATGTAAATTATATAAGTGATGAAGGCTTAATCTATGTTGTACGAAATGGTGGGAGCGACCATCAGATCGCGGCATCTAAAAGAGTAAATATCCATACTAAAAAGGGAATTGTAAAGGGAGTATTTGGCTGGCCAGCCATTCACACCAGAGATAAAGAAAAAGAACAATCCCCGAAAATGGACAATATCTGTATAGATGTTGGATGTGATAATAAAGAGGATGTTGAAAAACTGGGAGTACATGTAGGTTGCGTGATCACGTATCCAGATGAGTTCTTTGTGTTGAACGGAGATAAATTTGTTTGTCGTGCTCTTGATAACCGAATTGGAGGTTTTATGATTGCTCAGGTAGCGAGACTTCTAAAGGAGAATAAGAAAGAATTACCTTTCGGATTATATGTCACAAATTCTGTTCAGGAAGAGATTGGATTGAGAGGCGCTGAAATGATCACTCACAGGATTCAACCGAATGTTGCTATTGTTACCGATGTGACTCACGACACTACCACTCCAATGATCGAAAAGAAAACTAATGGATTAAATAAAATTGGAGACGGACCCGTAATTTCGTATGCTCCTGCAGTTCAGAATAAACTGAGAGAACTTATTCTGGATACTGCAGAAAACAAAAAGATTCCTTTCCAAAGACATGCATCTTCCAGATTTACCGGGACAGATACTGATGCTTTTGCCTACAGTAATGGCGGAGTTCCTTCAGCATTGATTTCTTTACCATTAAGATATATGCACACTACGGTAGAAATGGTTCATCGAGATGATGTTGAAAATGTGATTAATCTTATCTATGAATCTCTTCTGAATATTAAAGAAGGAGATAGTTTTAGTTACTTCGACTAG
- a CDS encoding DUF4294 domain-containing protein — protein sequence MVIRFLFISIFLIGFSVAAQDTHKPVEVDSIENDTLQKKYMIIAGDSIPREAIDLEEVVLLRKLKFDSNTDRKRYLILRRKTRKVYPYAKLASERLIELNSRLDDIKSKRAQKKYTKIVQNYIEEEFSVELKKLTRTEGQILVKLIHRQTGITTFDLVKELKSGWRAFWYNTTASMFDISLKEEYHPESDQEDFLIEDILQRSFRDNILERQASALDFEYLDLSDKWNNRNSTKKRTK from the coding sequence ATGGTGATCAGATTTTTATTCATATCGATATTTTTAATAGGGTTTAGTGTAGCCGCTCAGGATACTCATAAACCTGTTGAAGTAGACTCAATTGAGAATGATACCCTGCAGAAAAAATATATGATCATAGCTGGGGATTCTATTCCTCGTGAAGCAATAGATCTTGAAGAAGTTGTTTTATTACGTAAATTAAAATTTGATAGTAACACAGACAGAAAACGTTACCTTATATTAAGGAGGAAAACTAGAAAGGTATATCCATATGCTAAACTTGCTTCTGAAAGGTTAATAGAATTGAATTCCAGGCTTGATGATATTAAATCAAAACGAGCGCAGAAAAAATACACCAAAATTGTGCAGAATTATATTGAAGAAGAATTTTCTGTAGAATTAAAAAAGCTTACCAGGACTGAAGGTCAGATCTTAGTCAAACTTATACACAGACAAACGGGGATTACTACATTCGATCTAGTAAAAGAGTTGAAGAGCGGATGGAGGGCATTTTGGTATAATACCACGGCAAGCATGTTTGATATCTCCTTAAAAGAAGAATATCACCCGGAATCAGATCAGGAAGATTTTCTTATTGAAGATATTTTACAAAGATCTTTCAGGGATAATATTTTGGAAAGGCAGGCTTCCGCGCTTGATTTTGAATACCTCGATCTTAGCGATAAATGGAATAATCGCAATTCTACAAAAAAAAGAACCAAGTGA